The following coding sequences lie in one Arachis stenosperma cultivar V10309 chromosome 5, arast.V10309.gnm1.PFL2, whole genome shotgun sequence genomic window:
- the LOC130980125 gene encoding 30S ribosomal protein S7, chloroplastic, whose protein sequence is MSRRGTVEEKTAKSDPIYRNRLVNMLVNRILKHGKKSLAYQIIYRAMKKIQQKTETNPLSVLRQAIRGVTPDIAVKARRVGGSTHQVPIEIGSTQGKALAIRWLLGASRKRPGRNMAFKLSSELVDAAKGSGDAIRKKEETHRMAEANRAFAHFR, encoded by the coding sequence ATGTCACGGCGAGGTACTGTAGAAGAAAAAACCGCAAAATCCGATCCAATTTATCGTAATCGATTAGTTAACATGTTGGTTAACCGTATTCTGAAACACGGAAAAAAATCATTGGcttatcaaattatttatcGAGCTATGAAAAAGATTCAACAAAAGACAGAAACAAATCCACTATCTGTTTTACGTCAAGCAATACGTGGAGTAACTCCCGATATAGCAGTAAAAGCAAGACGTGTAGGCGGATCTACTCATCAAGTTCCCATTGAAATAGGATCCACACAAGGAAAAGCACTTGCCATTCGCTGGTTATTAGGGGCATCCCGAAAACGTCCGGGTCGAAATATGGCTTTCAAATTAAGTTCCGAATTAGTGGATGCTGCAAAAGGGAGTGGCGATGCCATACGCAAAAAGGAAGAGACTCATAGAATGGCAGAGGCAAATAGAGCTTTTGCACATTTTCGTTAA